The proteins below are encoded in one region of Acidobacteriota bacterium:
- the lepA gene encoding translation elongation factor 4 gives MISEKIRNFSIIAHIDHGKTTLSDRLLELTGAVAKRDLVEQALDSMDLERERGITIKSHAVTLPYRARDGQEYRLNLIDTPGHVDFSYEVSRSLAACEGALLIVDAAQGVEAQTLANAYLAVENDLQIVTVVNKIDLPSAEPDRVLEQVEEIIGLPAEEALLASAKSGQGIEEILEAIVERMPAPQGDPEAPLKAMIFDSWYDSYRGAYMLIRVIDGTITPGQRILLMATRGEYQVEALGIFSPKQESCDALSVGEVGWVVAGIKQVHEVKIGDTITEALRPTAVAFPGFQEIKPLVFSGLYPSDPADYTTLRDALDKLRLNDSSFEFEPEVSDALGFGFRCGFLGLLHMEIIQSRLEREFDLDLVTTAPGVPYKVKLKNGEYLEIHSPAKLPPVQEYEWIEEPFIKATILTPQDYVGPLLKLLEERRGEQRELRYVGPGRVLLEYELPLAEVVTDFYDRLKSASRGYASYDYELIGWRRSNLVKLDLLVNGQSVDALSVIMHADETYRRGQKLASKLKELIPRQQFEVAIQAAVGSRVISRTNVKALRKNVLAKCYGGDVSRKRKLLEKQKEGKKRMKQVGQVHVPQEAFLAVLKLED, from the coding sequence ATGATTTCCGAGAAGATCCGTAATTTCAGCATCATTGCCCACATCGATCACGGGAAGACAACCCTGTCCGACCGGCTGCTCGAGCTGACCGGGGCCGTGGCCAAGCGAGACCTGGTCGAACAGGCCCTCGACTCGATGGACCTCGAACGAGAGCGTGGTATCACGATCAAGTCCCACGCCGTGACCCTGCCTTACCGGGCCCGGGACGGTCAGGAGTATCGGCTCAACCTGATCGACACCCCCGGTCACGTGGATTTCAGCTACGAGGTTTCCCGCTCCCTGGCGGCCTGCGAGGGAGCGCTTTTGATCGTCGATGCCGCCCAGGGGGTCGAGGCCCAGACGCTGGCCAACGCTTACCTGGCGGTGGAGAACGACCTGCAGATCGTGACCGTGGTCAACAAGATCGATCTGCCCTCCGCCGAACCCGACCGTGTGCTCGAACAGGTGGAGGAAATCATCGGTTTGCCGGCCGAAGAGGCTTTGCTGGCCTCGGCGAAAAGCGGCCAGGGTATCGAGGAGATCCTCGAGGCCATCGTCGAGCGCATGCCGGCTCCCCAGGGTGATCCCGAGGCGCCCCTCAAAGCGATGATCTTCGACTCCTGGTACGACAGCTACCGTGGGGCCTACATGCTGATCCGGGTGATCGACGGGACGATCACCCCCGGCCAGCGGATCCTGCTGATGGCGACCAGGGGCGAGTACCAGGTCGAAGCGTTGGGGATCTTCTCCCCCAAGCAGGAGTCCTGCGATGCCCTCTCCGTGGGTGAGGTGGGCTGGGTGGTCGCCGGCATCAAGCAGGTCCACGAGGTCAAGATCGGCGATACGATCACCGAGGCGCTTCGGCCGACCGCCGTGGCCTTTCCGGGGTTTCAGGAGATCAAGCCTCTCGTCTTCTCGGGGCTCTACCCCTCCGATCCCGCCGACTACACGACATTGCGCGACGCTCTCGACAAGCTGCGGCTCAACGACTCCTCTTTCGAGTTCGAGCCCGAAGTCTCCGACGCCCTGGGGTTCGGGTTCCGCTGCGGCTTCCTGGGGTTGCTGCACATGGAGATCATCCAGTCCCGGCTGGAAAGAGAGTTCGACCTGGACCTGGTGACCACCGCACCGGGGGTCCCCTACAAGGTCAAGCTCAAGAACGGCGAGTACCTGGAGATCCACTCGCCGGCCAAGTTGCCGCCGGTCCAGGAATACGAGTGGATCGAAGAGCCGTTCATCAAGGCCACGATTCTCACCCCCCAGGACTACGTTGGCCCGCTGCTGAAGCTGCTCGAGGAACGTCGCGGCGAGCAGCGTGAACTGCGCTACGTGGGGCCGGGCAGAGTGTTGCTGGAATACGAGTTGCCCCTTGCCGAAGTGGTCACAGACTTCTACGACCGCCTCAAGTCGGCCAGCCGGGGCTACGCGAGTTACGACTACGAGTTGATCGGTTGGCGTCGGTCGAACCTGGTCAAGCTGGATCTGCTGGTCAATGGACAGAGCGTCGATGCCCTCTCCGTGATCATGCATGCGGACGAGACCTATCGCCGGGGTCAGAAGTTGGCCTCCAAGCTCAAAGAGTTGATTCCCCGCCAGCAGTTCGAGGTGGCGATCCAGGCGGCGGTGGGTTCCCGGGTGATCTCCCGCACCAACGTCAAGGCCCTGCGCAAGAACGTTCTGGCCAAGTGTTACGGTGGTGACGTCAGCCGCAAGCGCAAACTCCTCGAAAAGCAGAAAGAAGGAAAGAAGCGCATGAAGCAGGTCGGCCAGGTCCATGTCCCCCAGGAGGCCTTCCTGGCGGTGCTGAAACTCGAAGACTGA